One window of the Carnobacterium maltaromaticum DSM 20342 genome contains the following:
- the nfsA gene encoding oxygen-insensitive NADPH nitroreductase, with protein MNPVIETIIKHKSIRKFKETTLSKEQVELLVTAAQHTSTSSFMQSYSIIGVTDPIKKQQLAEVGNQPYIAEAGHLFVFVADLNRNKQIAEKNEKDTTVLESTDRFLVGFTDASLAAQTTLLAAESLGLGGVFLGSLLNNAEKVIEILELPTQTFPVVGLAVGYPDQEPQLKPRLPMAHIYHENTYKVQSEPQEALADYDSVVTEYYDLRNANTRIDSFTNQATKSMDLKHPGRMKLLEMIHAQNLLKY; from the coding sequence ATGAATCCAGTTATTGAAACAATTATCAAACATAAAAGTATTCGAAAATTTAAAGAAACTACTTTAAGTAAGGAGCAAGTTGAACTTCTAGTAACAGCAGCTCAACATACATCAACTAGTAGTTTTATGCAATCTTATTCTATTATTGGTGTCACAGATCCTATAAAAAAACAACAACTAGCCGAAGTTGGCAATCAACCTTACATTGCTGAAGCAGGTCATCTTTTCGTTTTTGTTGCTGATTTAAACCGCAATAAACAAATTGCTGAAAAAAATGAAAAAGATACGACTGTTTTAGAGTCCACTGATCGTTTCTTAGTAGGTTTTACAGATGCTAGTTTAGCTGCTCAAACAACTTTATTAGCTGCAGAAAGTCTCGGACTTGGGGGTGTATTCTTAGGAAGCCTTTTGAACAATGCAGAAAAAGTTATTGAAATTTTAGAATTACCTACTCAAACGTTCCCTGTCGTTGGTTTAGCTGTTGGCTATCCTGACCAAGAACCACAATTAAAACCACGTTTGCCAATGGCTCATATTTATCATGAAAATACTTACAAGGTTCAAAGTGAACCTCAGGAAGCTTTAGCAGACTACGATTCAGTTGTAACAGAGTACTATGATTTAAGAAATGCAAATACTCGCATTGATAGTTTTACAAATCAAGCGACTAAAAGTATGGATTTAAAACACCCTGGACGGATGAAATTATTAGAAATGATTCATGCACAAAACTTGCTAAAGTATTAG
- a CDS encoding response regulator transcription factor — MKKILIVEDDNDINKLLSEFLSAEGYETQSAFSGTEVQFYTKQTQFDLILLDLMLPGINGEEIIQEIRQTNQTPIIVISAKSDKQSKIDVLKSGADDFVSKPFDLDILSARIETNLRRSNTLPIDTKNMELTHKGILLQPDSRKVYLNEQLLKLTNFEFDILALLMSNPKKVFTKSNIFESVWQEESLVGDDGTVSVHISHLRTKFAKVSPDIVYIDTVWGIGFKMNDD; from the coding sequence ATGAAAAAAATATTAATTGTTGAAGATGATAATGACATTAACAAACTTTTATCTGAATTTTTATCTGCTGAAGGATATGAGACACAATCAGCTTTTTCAGGCACAGAAGTTCAATTTTATACAAAACAAACTCAATTTGATTTAATCCTTTTAGATTTGATGCTACCTGGAATCAATGGTGAAGAGATTATTCAAGAAATTCGTCAAACAAACCAAACTCCCATCATCGTGATTTCAGCTAAATCTGATAAGCAATCTAAAATAGATGTTCTAAAATCAGGTGCAGATGACTTTGTTTCAAAACCTTTTGATTTAGATATTCTTTCTGCAAGAATTGAAACCAATTTGCGCAGAAGCAACACTCTTCCTATTGATACAAAAAACATGGAGTTAACGCATAAAGGGATTCTTCTACAACCAGATAGTCGCAAAGTATATTTAAATGAACAGTTATTGAAACTAACAAACTTTGAATTTGATATTTTAGCTCTTTTAATGTCTAATCCGAAAAAAGTATTTACTAAAAGTAATATTTTTGAAAGTGTTTGGCAGGAAGAATCTTTGGTTGGCGATGATGGGACTGTCAGTGTTCATATTAGTCATTTACGGACTAAATTTGCAAAAGTAAGTCCTGATATTGTTTATATTGACACTGTTTGGGGTATTGGCTTTAAAATGAATGATGATTAG
- a CDS encoding ATP-binding cassette domain-containing protein, with translation MLEPVLVTYNLSKYFKKEAVVKQVSLRINKGDIYGFVGKNGAGKTTTLEMLSALIEPDSGEIELFGVHEKVKKRREMKRMAVLVGEPAYFPKLTAKENLTYFCSQHGIVETELIDKTLLKMGLDPCDKKKARSFSLGMKQRLGLAYVFIHPADLIILDEPTNGLDASSITTLRNLILELNQKYQVTFLIASHLLSELETIATKYGFIHNGALIEELDQQTLAEKLSPKIKIIPSDIEKTIVLLETMVDSDDFEVLPHNVIVVRSDKISVEELSLFFFNEQLYIKEIYEIKPTLEQYFTHLLKEQQRKDGL, from the coding sequence ATGCTGGAACCTGTCTTAGTGACTTATAATTTAAGTAAATATTTTAAAAAAGAAGCCGTTGTAAAACAGGTTTCTTTACGAATCAATAAAGGCGATATCTACGGTTTTGTTGGGAAAAATGGGGCTGGTAAAACAACTACACTTGAGATGCTTTCTGCCCTTATTGAACCCGATTCTGGAGAAATAGAACTTTTTGGCGTACACGAAAAAGTCAAAAAAAGACGAGAAATGAAACGTATGGCCGTTCTTGTTGGTGAACCAGCCTATTTCCCTAAGCTAACTGCAAAAGAAAATTTGACTTATTTTTGTTCACAACACGGAATCGTAGAAACAGAATTGATTGATAAAACATTATTAAAAATGGGATTAGATCCTTGTGATAAGAAAAAAGCTCGCTCTTTTTCTTTAGGTATGAAACAACGCTTAGGGCTTGCCTATGTATTTATACATCCAGCCGATTTGATTATCTTAGATGAACCAACAAATGGACTGGATGCTTCTTCCATTACAACTTTAAGAAACTTAATCTTGGAATTAAATCAAAAATATCAAGTAACTTTTCTAATTGCGAGTCATTTGCTATCAGAATTAGAAACGATTGCGACTAAATATGGTTTTATTCATAATGGCGCCTTGATTGAAGAATTAGATCAACAAACTTTAGCTGAAAAGCTTAGCCCAAAAATTAAAATTATTCCATCTGATATTGAGAAAACCATCGTCTTGTTAGAAACGATGGTTGATTCAGATGATTTTGAAGTTTTGCCGCATAATGTCATTGTTGTTCGCTCAGATAAAATATCTGTTGAAGAATTGAGCTTATTCTTTTTTAATGAACAACTTTATATTAAAGAAATTTATGAAATCAAACCAACATTGGAACAATATTTCACGCACTTATTAAAAGAACAACAACGAAAGGATGGCCTGTGA
- a CDS encoding deoxyribonuclease IV: MVLIGSHVSMSGKKMLLGAAEEAASYNADTFMIYTGAPQNTRRKAIEEMNIPAGEAFMKEHKLSNIVVHAPYIINLGNTIKPENFGFATQFLREEIVRSEALGAKQITMHPGAHVGAGADAAIAQIVKGLNEVLTKDQTAQIALETMAGKGTEIGRTFEELAKIIEGVTLNEKLSVTLDTCHINDAGYNVREDFDGVLEEFDRIIGLDRLKVIHVNDSKNPQGSHKDRHANIGFGTIGFEALNKVVHHPKLSDLAKILETPYVGEDKKDKKAPYGYEIKMFREQKFNPNLIEDILNQVGFE; the protein is encoded by the coding sequence ATGGTTTTAATAGGAAGTCATGTTTCGATGAGTGGAAAAAAAATGTTGCTTGGTGCGGCTGAAGAAGCAGCGAGCTACAATGCTGATACATTTATGATTTATACAGGTGCTCCTCAAAATACACGTCGAAAAGCAATTGAAGAGATGAATATTCCAGCTGGCGAAGCGTTTATGAAAGAACATAAACTATCAAATATTGTTGTTCATGCCCCTTATATTATCAATTTAGGTAATACAATTAAACCAGAAAATTTTGGTTTTGCTACTCAATTTTTACGAGAAGAAATTGTTCGTTCTGAGGCTTTGGGAGCTAAACAGATAACTATGCATCCAGGTGCTCATGTTGGAGCAGGAGCTGATGCTGCAATTGCTCAAATTGTTAAAGGATTAAATGAAGTTCTAACGAAAGATCAAACGGCTCAAATTGCTCTTGAAACAATGGCTGGAAAAGGCACTGAGATTGGCCGTACTTTTGAAGAATTAGCTAAAATCATTGAAGGGGTAACACTAAATGAGAAATTATCTGTAACATTGGATACTTGTCATATCAATGATGCAGGCTACAATGTCCGAGAAGATTTTGATGGTGTATTGGAAGAGTTTGACCGAATTATTGGATTAGACCGTTTGAAAGTTATCCATGTTAATGATTCTAAAAATCCACAAGGTAGCCACAAAGATCGCCATGCAAATATTGGATTTGGAACAATTGGGTTTGAAGCCTTAAATAAAGTTGTTCATCATCCGAAATTATCAGATCTAGCTAAGATATTAGAAACGCCTTATGTTGGGGAAGACAAGAAAGATAAAAAGGCACCATACGGCTATGAAATAAAAATGTTTAGAGAACAGAAATTTAATCCTAATTTGATTGAAGATATTTTAAATCAAGTTGGATTTGAATAA
- a CDS encoding ABC transporter permease gives MWLLIKADFYRYTRGKKWIGLFATLLVISITSIATYYYIPLLLDSIAVSNTEEPLDIETIQEGETIRREVQEANAPTFLKVTGGNTFWVVLLVIFVSINFLVEDFNSRIHKNNLSFGISRKQIYLGKYFFGLLAITIITSFYHFSSLIINCLLFNITDSFFDYFSRTVQVVLMQLPLFFAIYAVCFGFVYLLKSKLKIYGIIFGGSLILIPIQMKLSKFFPDAVPMIDRFKILSSIGKIGSWENHSLDRYALNLIIFSLYSLVFLTLGWIGFKNYNLEK, from the coding sequence ATGTGGCTATTAATTAAAGCTGATTTTTATCGGTACACTAGAGGCAAAAAATGGATTGGACTTTTTGCTACACTCTTGGTTATTTCAATAACAAGTATTGCAACTTATTATTATATTCCTCTACTGCTAGATTCGATTGCCGTTAGTAATACAGAAGAGCCACTTGACATAGAAACTATCCAGGAAGGTGAAACGATTAGGCGCGAAGTGCAAGAAGCTAATGCTCCAACTTTTCTTAAAGTGACTGGTGGGAATACTTTTTGGGTAGTCCTTTTAGTTATTTTTGTTAGTATTAACTTTTTGGTGGAAGATTTCAACTCTCGTATTCACAAAAATAATCTCTCCTTTGGCATCTCCAGGAAACAAATCTATTTAGGAAAATATTTTTTCGGTTTATTAGCCATAACTATTATCACTAGCTTCTATCACTTTTCTTCTTTAATTATTAACTGCTTATTATTTAATATTACGGATTCTTTTTTTGATTACTTTTCACGAACTGTACAAGTTGTTTTGATGCAACTACCTTTATTTTTTGCTATTTATGCCGTTTGCTTTGGTTTTGTATATCTACTTAAAAGCAAACTTAAAATCTATGGAATTATTTTTGGTGGTTCACTTATTTTGATTCCAATTCAAATGAAGCTATCAAAATTTTTCCCAGATGCGGTTCCAATGATTGATCGCTTCAAAATTCTTTCTAGTATTGGAAAAATAGGTAGTTGGGAAAATCATTCTCTCGACCGATATGCTTTAAATTTAATTATTTTTTCTTTGTATAGTCTGGTCTTCTTAACATTAGGTTGGATAGGATTTAAAAATTACAATCTAGAAAAATAA
- a CDS encoding DUF2207 domain-containing protein: MKKKLVGLVVLLLALCSFDMLALADGSYEITSYDVNVDLQKDGSGEFKEEITYDFDGSFNGVFYNLDRTGIKDVTNIEVTVKGKDGQESAPFTQNDSEKVGTYQLTEENNFLKFKVFQKANDEQKTVVYRYKIPEVVTNYTDTAEFNGRLIGAGWEDPIDNIIIHINLPQAAEKGTLRAWAHGDLSGKIAVIKDKKVQLEVPNNPSNTFVEARVIFPTAVTPDNPNVKNEKRLAKIMAEEKEMAEAANRKRQTIMWIFIIIAVVSVVVAVVGSIWGRKIAQKNKFKDLFVPEHLYELPEDMTPAVMYSATKNKAPRTTEITATLMDLVRKKQVTIDEIEIGKSKKGKTTFLLKKVSNPPELTLLSHEKYLMKWLFDQVGNGEAVTLKMIEDYGKKDQKKAKKFTDSYKKWQDKVKLAADEKGYISKTNTKALTFISVYSIFLFILLIVTLILMGTLNAFYPLIMILLFVVSVINAVQWIGFFPVRTLEGETAVRQWQAFSDMLRDVSNLKMADVGSLIIWDHFLVYAISLGVSTEVIKALALQFPAEALDSMTIGHYYLYGAMFHSNFGSSVNSGFETSFNNAMGNAVSNASSASGTGGGFSGGSSGGFGGGSGGGAF, translated from the coding sequence ATGAAGAAAAAGTTGGTTGGACTAGTTGTATTGTTGTTGGCTTTATGTTCATTTGACATGTTGGCACTAGCTGATGGTAGTTATGAAATAACGAGTTACGATGTCAATGTTGATTTACAAAAAGACGGTAGTGGAGAATTCAAAGAAGAAATAACCTATGATTTTGATGGGTCGTTTAATGGAGTATTTTATAATCTAGATCGAACAGGTATTAAAGATGTAACAAACATTGAAGTAACTGTTAAAGGGAAAGATGGGCAAGAATCAGCTCCTTTTACTCAAAATGATTCAGAAAAAGTTGGGACATATCAGCTAACAGAAGAGAATAACTTTTTGAAATTTAAAGTTTTTCAAAAAGCGAATGATGAACAAAAAACAGTCGTTTATCGATACAAAATTCCAGAAGTAGTAACTAATTATACGGATACAGCAGAGTTTAATGGACGATTAATTGGTGCGGGTTGGGAAGATCCAATTGATAATATTATCATTCATATCAATTTACCCCAAGCAGCTGAAAAAGGCACTTTACGAGCATGGGCTCATGGCGATTTAAGTGGGAAAATTGCTGTGATAAAGGATAAAAAAGTTCAACTTGAGGTTCCAAATAATCCAAGCAATACCTTTGTTGAAGCTCGAGTCATTTTTCCAACGGCTGTGACTCCAGATAATCCAAATGTTAAAAATGAAAAGCGCTTAGCTAAAATTATGGCTGAAGAAAAAGAAATGGCTGAGGCGGCCAATAGAAAAAGACAAACAATTATGTGGATTTTTATTATTATAGCTGTGGTTTCAGTTGTGGTAGCAGTTGTTGGCTCTATTTGGGGTAGAAAAATAGCTCAAAAAAATAAATTCAAAGATCTTTTTGTTCCAGAACATTTGTATGAATTGCCAGAAGATATGACACCAGCAGTTATGTACAGTGCTACGAAGAATAAAGCGCCAAGGACTACTGAGATTACAGCGACTTTAATGGATTTAGTTCGAAAAAAACAAGTTACGATTGATGAGATTGAGATTGGTAAGTCGAAAAAAGGAAAAACAACATTTTTGTTAAAAAAAGTGTCTAATCCACCAGAGTTAACTTTACTGAGTCATGAGAAATATTTAATGAAATGGTTGTTTGACCAAGTTGGAAATGGCGAAGCAGTCACTTTGAAAATGATTGAAGACTATGGAAAGAAAGACCAAAAGAAAGCAAAAAAATTTACTGATTCATATAAAAAATGGCAAGATAAAGTCAAATTAGCTGCAGATGAGAAAGGGTATATTTCAAAGACTAATACAAAAGCACTGACTTTTATTAGTGTTTATAGTATTTTCTTATTTATTTTATTAATTGTGACCTTAATTCTGATGGGTACGCTAAATGCTTTTTATCCACTTATAATGATTCTGCTTTTTGTAGTTTCAGTTATAAATGCAGTACAATGGATTGGTTTTTTCCCTGTCCGCACACTAGAAGGAGAAACAGCCGTTCGTCAATGGCAAGCCTTCTCTGATATGTTACGCGATGTTAGCAATCTAAAAATGGCTGATGTTGGTTCATTAATTATTTGGGATCACTTTTTGGTTTATGCTATCTCATTAGGTGTTTCGACAGAAGTAATCAAAGCTTTGGCACTTCAATTTCCTGCTGAAGCATTAGACTCAATGACGATTGGCCATTATTATCTTTACGGAGCAATGTTCCATTCTAATTTTGGATCAAGTGTTAATTCTGGTTTTGAAACTAGCTTTAATAATGCAATGGGCAATGCAGTCTCAAATGCAAGTAGCGCTAGCGGTACTGGCGGAGGCTTTAGTGGTGGTTCATCAGGAGGTTTTGGTGGCGGATCAGGCGGCGGAGCCTTTTAG
- the aspS gene encoding aspartate--tRNA ligase, producing the protein MAKRTIYAGQVSEELVGQEITLKGWVQKRRNHGDLIFIDLRDREGLVQIVFNPTFSKEALEIAEKVRSEYVIEVTGKVVKREADAINPNLATGAVELEATKLTVLNKAKTTPFYIEDGVSVSDEKRLEYRYLDLRRPEMAKSIIMRHGITKSIRDYLDHDGFIDIETPYMTKSTPEGARDYLVPSRVHPGHFYALPQSPQLFKQLLMGAGFDRYYQIVRCFRDEDLRGDRQPEFTQIDIETSFLEAEEIQDLTEGLLKKVMEDVKGVKIDLPLPRMDYDEAISRYGSDKPDVRFGLELVQLSEAMKDSSFKVFSGAIANGGEVKGINVKGAATKFTRKEIDELGTFASVYGAKGLAWLKVEETGLTGPIARFFTEDSETIIQAMDAEAGDLLLFVADKKSVVADTLGALRLKLGKELDLIDESQFAFLWVVNWPLLEFDEENNRYTSAHHPFTMPKESDIELLTTDPSKVYAEAYDIVLNGYELGGGSLRIHSRDIQEKMFTALGFTKKAAEEQFGFLLEALDYGFPPHGGIALGLDRLAMLLAGKENIREVIAFPKNGKAVDPLTAAPSIVSPAQLDELSIKTTRIEAEEETE; encoded by the coding sequence ATGGCAAAACGGACTATATATGCAGGGCAAGTATCAGAAGAATTAGTTGGACAAGAAATTACTTTAAAAGGATGGGTACAAAAGAGAAGAAATCATGGAGATCTAATTTTTATTGATCTACGTGATCGTGAAGGACTCGTGCAAATTGTGTTTAATCCAACTTTTTCAAAAGAGGCACTAGAAATTGCTGAAAAAGTTAGAAGTGAATACGTAATTGAAGTAACTGGTAAAGTTGTTAAACGCGAGGCGGATGCAATCAATCCAAATCTTGCTACAGGAGCAGTCGAACTTGAAGCAACAAAATTAACCGTTCTAAATAAAGCCAAGACAACCCCATTTTATATTGAAGATGGCGTTAGTGTTTCAGATGAAAAACGTTTGGAATATCGCTATTTAGATTTACGTCGTCCTGAAATGGCTAAAAGCATTATTATGCGTCACGGAATTACAAAATCAATTCGTGATTATTTAGACCATGATGGTTTTATTGATATTGAAACACCTTATATGACAAAATCAACACCTGAAGGAGCTAGAGATTATCTAGTCCCATCTCGTGTTCATCCAGGTCATTTTTATGCTTTGCCACAATCGCCACAGTTATTTAAACAATTACTGATGGGTGCTGGATTCGATCGTTATTACCAAATCGTTCGTTGTTTCCGTGATGAAGATTTACGTGGTGATCGTCAACCTGAGTTTACTCAAATTGATATCGAAACGAGCTTTTTAGAAGCGGAAGAAATTCAAGATTTAACAGAAGGTTTACTGAAAAAAGTGATGGAAGATGTGAAAGGCGTTAAGATAGATTTGCCATTACCTCGTATGGACTATGATGAAGCGATTAGTCGTTATGGTAGCGACAAGCCAGATGTTCGTTTTGGTTTAGAACTTGTTCAACTTAGTGAAGCAATGAAAGACTCAAGTTTCAAAGTATTTAGTGGAGCAATTGCTAACGGTGGAGAAGTTAAAGGAATTAACGTTAAAGGTGCTGCAACAAAATTCACTCGTAAAGAAATCGATGAATTAGGTACATTTGCAAGTGTTTATGGCGCTAAAGGTTTGGCGTGGTTAAAAGTAGAAGAAACAGGACTTACTGGACCAATTGCGCGTTTCTTTACAGAAGATAGCGAGACAATTATTCAGGCAATGGATGCAGAAGCAGGTGATTTATTATTATTTGTCGCTGATAAGAAATCTGTCGTTGCAGATACTTTAGGAGCACTTCGTTTGAAATTAGGTAAAGAGTTGGATTTAATTGATGAATCACAATTTGCTTTCCTATGGGTTGTAAACTGGCCATTGCTTGAATTTGATGAAGAAAATAATCGTTATACTTCAGCTCACCATCCATTTACTATGCCGAAAGAGTCAGATATTGAGTTGTTGACAACAGATCCAAGTAAAGTTTATGCAGAAGCCTATGATATTGTTTTAAATGGGTATGAATTAGGTGGTGGATCATTACGTATCCATTCTCGTGATATTCAAGAAAAAATGTTCACAGCATTAGGTTTTACTAAAAAAGCTGCAGAGGAACAATTTGGTTTCTTGCTAGAAGCTTTAGATTATGGATTTCCACCACATGGCGGAATCGCATTAGGTTTAGATCGTCTAGCAATGCTTTTAGCAGGAAAAGAAAATATTCGTGAAGTCATTGCTTTTCCTAAAAATGGAAAAGCAGTTGATCCGCTGACTGCTGCACCAAGTATTGTTAGCCCAGCCCAACTGGATGAGTTATCAATTAAGACAACTCGTATTGAAGCAGAAGAAGAAACAGAATAA
- a CDS encoding sensor histidine kinase codes for MTYLFIFVLGILVGSVSFRFFINQQLKTMTTNLKTITKRSTNERLRISSGQKEIKKLVKQINLQLEKEQQTRLLIDEEFLLLRQAMTNMSHDLRTPLTSILGYLKLAEKDTITPAENKRYLAVVKSKTINLNYLIEQFFELSRIESKILVVVKEPVDLTSIIQEILASYYEDFIQKQTIPTITIPEHPVWGMGDKEALRRVFNNLLQNMLKHNASSVCLSLEEQPEKQTVLLTFKNHAPNLSPEDVKQIFNRFYTADRMRSGQNTGLGLTIVKELVIQMGGEIDARLQNQQLAISIKLAIKE; via the coding sequence ATGACATATTTGTTTATTTTTGTTTTAGGTATTTTAGTTGGATCTGTATCTTTTCGTTTTTTTATTAATCAGCAGCTTAAAACAATGACTACGAATTTAAAAACAATTACTAAACGTTCGACAAATGAACGACTTCGAATTAGCTCCGGTCAAAAAGAAATCAAAAAGTTAGTAAAACAAATTAATCTTCAATTAGAAAAAGAGCAACAAACTCGTCTCTTAATCGATGAAGAATTTCTTTTGTTACGACAAGCAATGACTAATATGTCTCACGATTTACGAACTCCCTTAACCTCGATTTTAGGGTATTTAAAATTAGCAGAAAAAGACACTATTACTCCAGCAGAAAATAAACGCTACTTAGCGGTAGTAAAAAGTAAAACAATCAATTTAAATTATCTTATTGAGCAATTTTTTGAACTATCACGCATCGAATCTAAAATTCTAGTCGTTGTTAAGGAACCTGTTGATTTAACAAGTATTATCCAAGAGATTTTAGCTAGCTACTATGAAGATTTCATTCAAAAACAAACGATTCCAACAATTACGATTCCAGAGCATCCTGTTTGGGGTATGGGGGATAAAGAAGCCTTACGTCGCGTTTTTAATAATCTTTTACAAAATATGTTAAAACATAATGCTTCTAGCGTCTGCCTTTCATTAGAAGAACAACCTGAAAAACAAACAGTCTTATTAACATTCAAAAATCATGCACCTAATTTATCTCCAGAAGATGTGAAACAAATTTTCAATCGCTTTTATACAGCCGACCGCATGCGCAGCGGTCAAAATACAGGTTTAGGATTGACAATTGTGAAAGAACTTGTCATACAAATGGGTGGCGAAATCGATGCTCGTTTGCAAAATCAGCAATTAGCTATCTCAATTAAGCTTGCAATAAAAGAGTAG
- a CDS encoding RDD family protein, with product MDREFLNKKIDSEEEKKSSTRQFSKEEFQAELVKEELSSKEPSFETQGIKLSSNIPTSQKKLSSPSTEEKESPLENTLSTREIRRQYWQEKQVKEDLENRPFHRYPDYFYGGLWLRLFAYLVDLIVIQSIGRIAVNNMFTAFNLPKDTASFSYYTLAHLAVYLLYFILMTKFTNGQTVGKMIFGLRVVCFKEQNLSWSTVLVREGFCRYFLNLSILRALYLVLLFTPQKQHVGDLLSDTSVVSENLLKASQLDPV from the coding sequence ATGGATAGAGAATTTTTAAATAAAAAAATTGACTCCGAAGAAGAAAAAAAATCTTCAACTAGACAATTTAGTAAAGAGGAATTTCAAGCAGAGTTGGTGAAAGAAGAATTAAGCAGTAAAGAGCCTTCTTTTGAAACACAGGGCATAAAATTATCAAGTAACATACCTACTAGTCAAAAAAAATTAAGTTCGCCAAGTACAGAGGAAAAAGAGTCCCCACTTGAAAATACCCTCAGTACGAGAGAAATAAGAAGGCAATATTGGCAAGAGAAGCAAGTGAAAGAAGATTTAGAAAATCGCCCGTTCCATCGCTATCCTGATTATTTTTATGGAGGTTTATGGTTGAGATTGTTTGCCTACCTTGTTGATTTAATCGTTATTCAAAGTATTGGTCGAATCGCCGTTAATAATATGTTTACAGCATTCAATTTGCCGAAGGATACTGCAAGTTTTAGCTACTATACATTAGCTCATTTGGCTGTTTATTTACTTTATTTTATTCTAATGACAAAATTCACCAATGGGCAAACTGTTGGGAAAATGATTTTTGGATTGCGAGTAGTCTGTTTTAAAGAGCAAAATTTAAGTTGGAGCACAGTTCTTGTTCGTGAAGGATTCTGTCGCTATTTTTTAAATCTAAGTATTCTAAGAGCGCTATATTTAGTATTGCTCTTTACACCTCAAAAACAACATGTCGGGGATTTGCTTTCCGATACCTCAGTTGTGTCTGAGAATTTATTGAAAGCCAGCCAACTAGATCCTGTTTAA
- the sppA gene encoding signal peptide peptidase SppA, producing MNKKRWTAIGIAVGLFLLSFASTYMMGVVKKEKDQTDSLTGTYQSLFGEDQVSKTIIEDGSTDKQIAVLTVDGTIVSGGTSGLFGSAGYDHAAFMQQLQWIEEDKAVKGIVLVVNSPGGGTFESAQIKDKLVEIKNKTKKPLYVSMQNMAASGGYYISANADKIFATEETMTGSIGVIMSGLNYSGLYDKLGISDTTIKSGEYKDIMSQSRPVTDGDKAILQTMIDDSYARFVNVIVEGREMDEARVRELADGRIYDGAQAKSVGLVDEIGYKEDAINALKKDFNLKNAQVFEYQAASFPLSSLLFSKASSALAPEKNTVSELNRLIEKFGTVESPKMMYLYGGE from the coding sequence ATGAATAAAAAGAGATGGACAGCAATTGGAATCGCTGTAGGGTTGTTTCTGTTATCCTTTGCTTCGACTTATATGATGGGCGTTGTAAAAAAAGAAAAAGATCAAACAGATTCTTTAACAGGAACCTATCAGTCCTTATTTGGCGAAGATCAAGTTTCTAAAACGATTATTGAAGACGGTTCGACCGATAAACAAATTGCTGTTTTAACTGTTGATGGAACGATTGTATCCGGAGGCACTTCAGGACTTTTTGGCAGTGCGGGTTACGATCATGCTGCTTTTATGCAACAATTACAATGGATTGAAGAAGATAAAGCAGTAAAAGGAATCGTTTTAGTGGTGAATTCACCAGGTGGTGGTACCTTTGAAAGTGCTCAAATCAAAGATAAACTAGTTGAAATTAAAAATAAAACGAAAAAGCCTTTGTATGTTTCGATGCAAAATATGGCTGCTAGTGGTGGCTACTATATCTCCGCCAACGCAGATAAAATTTTTGCAACCGAAGAAACCATGACTGGCTCAATTGGTGTAATTATGTCTGGCTTAAATTATAGCGGGCTTTATGACAAATTAGGTATTAGTGATACCACAATCAAAAGTGGCGAATATAAAGATATTATGTCACAATCAAGACCAGTAACAGATGGCGATAAAGCCATTTTACAAACCATGATTGATGATTCCTATGCTCGTTTTGTAAATGTTATTGTAGAAGGACGAGAAATGGATGAGGCTCGTGTTCGAGAATTGGCAGATGGGCGTATTTACGATGGTGCTCAAGCTAAAAGTGTGGGTTTAGTTGATGAAATTGGCTATAAAGAAGATGCGATTAACGCATTGAAAAAGGATTTTAATTTAAAAAATGCACAAGTTTTTGAATATCAAGCAGCTAGTTTTCCCTTGAGTAGTCTACTATTCTCTAAAGCCAGTAGTGCACTTGCACCAGAAAAAAACACTGTTTCAGAGCTGAATCGCTTAATTGAAAAATTCGGAACCGTAGAATCACCTAAAATGATGTATTTGTACGGAGGTGAATGA